The following are encoded together in the Anguilla rostrata isolate EN2019 chromosome 19, ASM1855537v3, whole genome shotgun sequence genome:
- the LOC135246082 gene encoding twinfilin-1-like isoform X3, which translates to MSHQTGIPASGEVKDIFASARNGDYRLLKIVIEDEQLVVGDSRTSAKQWDQEYDSCVLSVLDDDQPSYILYRLDSTNNQGYEWLFLAWSPDKSPVRQKMLYAATRATLKKEFGGGHIKDEVFGTTRDDVSLSGYRKHLTSQSAPLPLSAAEEELRKIKLNEVQTDIGVDTKLQTLQGVALPVHREAVRALEQFRNKELDYVQLEIDFANEIIKLSSTVATEIADLPKRIPKDSARYHFFLYKHSHEGDHLESTVFIYSMPGYSCSVRERMLYSSCKGPLVDMAENNLKMEIEKKIEIDNGDELTGDFLYEEVHPKQHAHKQKFAKPRGPAGKRGGRRMIRPPGEDDEDED; encoded by the exons ATGTCCCACCAAACGGGCATTCCAG CTTCCGGGGAAGTGAAAGACATCTTTGCAAGTGCAAGGAACGGTGACTACCGGCTTCTGAAAATCGTAATTGAAGATG AGCAGTTGGTGGTGGGCGACAGCCGAACGTCTGCAAAGCAGTGGGACCAGGAGTACGACTCCTGCGTCCTGTCCGTCCTGGACGACGACCAGCCGTCCTACATCCTGTACCGGCTGGACTCCACCAATAACCAGGGATACGAGTGGCTCTTCCTGGCCTGGTCGCCTGACAAATCCCCT GTGCGCCAGAAAATGCTGTACGCAGCGACGAGAGCTACGCTGAAGAAGGAGTTTGGAGGAGGGCACATAAAAGACGAGGTCTTCGGCACCACAAGG GACGACGTGTCGCTGAGCGGATACAGGAAGCACCTGACCTCCCAGTCTGCCCCACTCCCACTGAGCGCTGCCGAGGAGGAGCTCAGAAAAATCAAACTCAACGAG GTTCAGACTGACATAGGCGTGGACACAAAGCTGCAGACACTCCAGGGCGTGGCCCTCCCCGTTCACCGAGAAGCCGTCCGAGCTCTGGAACAGTTCAGGAACAAGGAGCTCGATTACGTTCAGCTT GAAATCGATTTTGCCAACGAGATCATAAAGCTGTCGAGCACTGTCGCCACGGAGATTGCGGACTTGCCAAAGAGGATCCCGAAGGACTCCGCCCGCTACCACTTCTTCCTCTACAAGCACTCCCACGAGGGAGACCATCTCGAATCTACAG TCTTCATCTACTCCATGCCCGGATACTCCTGCAGCGTTCGGGAAAGGATGCTGTACTCCAGCTGCAAAGGCCCCCTGGTGGACATGGCTGAGAACAACCTCAAGATGGAAATCGAAAAAAAG atTGAAATCGACAACGGCGACGAGCTGACGGGCGATTTCCTGTACGAGGAGGTCCACCCCAAACAGCACGCGCACAAGCAGAAGTTCGCCAAGCCGAGGGGGCCTGCCGGTAAGAGGGGGGGCCGCAGGATGATCCGCCCTCCCGGGGAGgacgacgaggacgaggacTAG
- the LOC135246082 gene encoding twinfilin-1-like isoform X2, with translation MHKYIVKSRYVVYLVQFASKLFRQRQTAGSVQFASGEVKDIFASARNGDYRLLKIVIEDEQLVVGDSRTSAKQWDQEYDSCVLSVLDDDQPSYILYRLDSTNNQGYEWLFLAWSPDKSPVRQKMLYAATRATLKKEFGGGHIKDEVFGTTRDDVSLSGYRKHLTSQSAPLPLSAAEEELRKIKLNEVQTDIGVDTKLQTLQGVALPVHREAVRALEQFRNKELDYVQLEIDFANEIIKLSSTVATEIADLPKRIPKDSARYHFFLYKHSHEGDHLESTVFIYSMPGYSCSVRERMLYSSCKGPLVDMAENNLKMEIEKKIEIDNGDELTGDFLYEEVHPKQHAHKQKFAKPRGPAGKRGGRRMIRPPGEDDEDED, from the exons atgcataaatacatagtTAAATCACGTTATGTTGTGTATTTGGTGCAATTTGCGTCTAAGCTTTTTCGACAGCGCCAAACTGCAGGTTCTGTGCAATTCG CTTCCGGGGAAGTGAAAGACATCTTTGCAAGTGCAAGGAACGGTGACTACCGGCTTCTGAAAATCGTAATTGAAGATG AGCAGTTGGTGGTGGGCGACAGCCGAACGTCTGCAAAGCAGTGGGACCAGGAGTACGACTCCTGCGTCCTGTCCGTCCTGGACGACGACCAGCCGTCCTACATCCTGTACCGGCTGGACTCCACCAATAACCAGGGATACGAGTGGCTCTTCCTGGCCTGGTCGCCTGACAAATCCCCT GTGCGCCAGAAAATGCTGTACGCAGCGACGAGAGCTACGCTGAAGAAGGAGTTTGGAGGAGGGCACATAAAAGACGAGGTCTTCGGCACCACAAGG GACGACGTGTCGCTGAGCGGATACAGGAAGCACCTGACCTCCCAGTCTGCCCCACTCCCACTGAGCGCTGCCGAGGAGGAGCTCAGAAAAATCAAACTCAACGAG GTTCAGACTGACATAGGCGTGGACACAAAGCTGCAGACACTCCAGGGCGTGGCCCTCCCCGTTCACCGAGAAGCCGTCCGAGCTCTGGAACAGTTCAGGAACAAGGAGCTCGATTACGTTCAGCTT GAAATCGATTTTGCCAACGAGATCATAAAGCTGTCGAGCACTGTCGCCACGGAGATTGCGGACTTGCCAAAGAGGATCCCGAAGGACTCCGCCCGCTACCACTTCTTCCTCTACAAGCACTCCCACGAGGGAGACCATCTCGAATCTACAG TCTTCATCTACTCCATGCCCGGATACTCCTGCAGCGTTCGGGAAAGGATGCTGTACTCCAGCTGCAAAGGCCCCCTGGTGGACATGGCTGAGAACAACCTCAAGATGGAAATCGAAAAAAAG atTGAAATCGACAACGGCGACGAGCTGACGGGCGATTTCCTGTACGAGGAGGTCCACCCCAAACAGCACGCGCACAAGCAGAAGTTCGCCAAGCCGAGGGGGCCTGCCGGTAAGAGGGGGGGCCGCAGGATGATCCGCCCTCCCGGGGAGgacgacgaggacgaggacTAG
- the LOC135246082 gene encoding twinfilin-1-like isoform X1 — translation MHKYIVKSRYVVYLVQFASKLFRQRQTAGSVQFGKSCSLDTTAFHKASGEVKDIFASARNGDYRLLKIVIEDEQLVVGDSRTSAKQWDQEYDSCVLSVLDDDQPSYILYRLDSTNNQGYEWLFLAWSPDKSPVRQKMLYAATRATLKKEFGGGHIKDEVFGTTRDDVSLSGYRKHLTSQSAPLPLSAAEEELRKIKLNEVQTDIGVDTKLQTLQGVALPVHREAVRALEQFRNKELDYVQLEIDFANEIIKLSSTVATEIADLPKRIPKDSARYHFFLYKHSHEGDHLESTVFIYSMPGYSCSVRERMLYSSCKGPLVDMAENNLKMEIEKKIEIDNGDELTGDFLYEEVHPKQHAHKQKFAKPRGPAGKRGGRRMIRPPGEDDEDED, via the exons atgcataaatacatagtTAAATCACGTTATGTTGTGTATTTGGTGCAATTTGCGTCTAAGCTTTTTCGACAGCGCCAAACTGCAGGTTCTGTGCAATTCGGTAAATCATGTTCGCTCGACACCACAGCATTTCACAAAG CTTCCGGGGAAGTGAAAGACATCTTTGCAAGTGCAAGGAACGGTGACTACCGGCTTCTGAAAATCGTAATTGAAGATG AGCAGTTGGTGGTGGGCGACAGCCGAACGTCTGCAAAGCAGTGGGACCAGGAGTACGACTCCTGCGTCCTGTCCGTCCTGGACGACGACCAGCCGTCCTACATCCTGTACCGGCTGGACTCCACCAATAACCAGGGATACGAGTGGCTCTTCCTGGCCTGGTCGCCTGACAAATCCCCT GTGCGCCAGAAAATGCTGTACGCAGCGACGAGAGCTACGCTGAAGAAGGAGTTTGGAGGAGGGCACATAAAAGACGAGGTCTTCGGCACCACAAGG GACGACGTGTCGCTGAGCGGATACAGGAAGCACCTGACCTCCCAGTCTGCCCCACTCCCACTGAGCGCTGCCGAGGAGGAGCTCAGAAAAATCAAACTCAACGAG GTTCAGACTGACATAGGCGTGGACACAAAGCTGCAGACACTCCAGGGCGTGGCCCTCCCCGTTCACCGAGAAGCCGTCCGAGCTCTGGAACAGTTCAGGAACAAGGAGCTCGATTACGTTCAGCTT GAAATCGATTTTGCCAACGAGATCATAAAGCTGTCGAGCACTGTCGCCACGGAGATTGCGGACTTGCCAAAGAGGATCCCGAAGGACTCCGCCCGCTACCACTTCTTCCTCTACAAGCACTCCCACGAGGGAGACCATCTCGAATCTACAG TCTTCATCTACTCCATGCCCGGATACTCCTGCAGCGTTCGGGAAAGGATGCTGTACTCCAGCTGCAAAGGCCCCCTGGTGGACATGGCTGAGAACAACCTCAAGATGGAAATCGAAAAAAAG atTGAAATCGACAACGGCGACGAGCTGACGGGCGATTTCCTGTACGAGGAGGTCCACCCCAAACAGCACGCGCACAAGCAGAAGTTCGCCAAGCCGAGGGGGCCTGCCGGTAAGAGGGGGGGCCGCAGGATGATCCGCCCTCCCGGGGAGgacgacgaggacgaggacTAG
- the irak4 gene encoding interleukin-1 receptor-associated kinase 4 isoform X1, whose protein sequence is MNLKVKNSFTIIQGSCSILETPRQYCEQLVQCHIKYNFKQIVDTFVTTDVRMNNGITSATFVRSLKHSTLRQLSDFLDPQDSWKKVLGDIHKPTGEPRYTQLHLRRFERLVSMGRSPTMELLHDWGTTNCTVGELVDILCRHQLLAAASLLLPGTIKMDPGVQCNVPVQECLSPSNQVTRVIGQKERASECPLPDSTSAPGEKEEEPDDTGFYRFSYDRLAKMTGGFDERPAAEGGRRLGEGGFGVVYRGCFKGRQVAVKKLNCMDDICPQELNIQFNQEIQTLKMLKHVNLVEMVGFSSDGDHPCLVYEYMSNGSLLDKLACLGGCPPLSWSRRCAIAVGTARGLEYLHANHHVHRDIKSGNILLDEAMAPRISDFGLTRASAKRTSSTALTEKIVGTTAYMAPEALRGEISPKSDIFSFGVVLLEVLSGLPPVDDSREPQFLMEMKDEIEDEEMTLEDFVDKKMEGREPLAVERMFSLAQRCLNERKGRRPDVKQVLNQLEDILAAPSER, encoded by the exons atgaatttaaaggTGAAAAACTCGTTCACTATTATACAGGGAAGTTGCTCAATTTTGGAAACCCCACGGCAATACTGTGAACAGTTAGTACAGTGTCATATAAAGTACAATTTTAAGCAGATTGTGGACACTTTTGTAACAACAGATGTAAG GATGAATAACGGAATAACCTCAGCGACATTTGTCCGGAGCCTAAAGCATAGCACACTGCGTCAACTGTCCGACTTCTTGGACCCCCAAGACAGCTGGAAAAAGGTCTTAGGGGATATTCATAAACCGACTGGGGAGCCGAGATACACACAGCTTCATCTAAG GAGATTTGAAAGGTTGGTGTCGATGGGACGAAGTCCTACGATGGAACTGCTCCATGACTGGGGCACCACGAACTGCACAGTGGGGGAACTGGTGGATATTTTATGCAGACACCAGTTACTGGCTGCAGCCAGTCTTTTGCtcccag GCACAATTAAAATGGATCCAGGCGTACAATGCAACGTTCCAGTTCAGGAATGCCTATCCCCGAGTAACCAGGTAACgcgtgtgattggtcagaaggAGCGGGCCAGTGAATGTCCACTTCCTGACAGCACCTCAGCACcaggggagaaggaggaggagcctgaTGACACAG GGTTCTACAGGTTCTCCTACGACAGGCTGGCGAAAATGACGGGCGGCTTCGACGAGCGGCCCGCGGCGGAAGGCGGACGGCGGCTGGGCGAGGGGGGGTTCGGGGTGGTGTACCGGGGCTGCTTCAAGGGGAGACAGGTGGCGGTGAAGAAGCTCAATTGT ATGGATGACATCTGCCCTCAAGAGCTGAACATTCAGTTTAACCAGGAGATCCAGACGCTCAAGAT GCTTAAACACGTGAACCTGGTAGAGATGGTGGGATTTTCCTCTGACGGGGACCACCCCTGCCTGGTGTACGAATACATGTCTAATGGCTCCCTGCTGGACAAGCTGGCCTGCCTG gGGGGATGCCCTCCTCTGTCCTGGAGTAGGAGGTGTGCGATCGCCGTGGGAACAGCGAGGGGCCTCGAGTACCTGCATGCGAACCACCACGTCCACAGAGACATCAAGAG cggGAACATCTTGCTGGACGAAGCGATGGCGCCCAGAATCTCGGACTTCGGGCTCACGCGTGCCTCGGCCAAGCGGACGTCGTCGACGGCGCTGACGGAGAAGATCGTGGGCACCACGGCGTACATGGCGCCGGAGGCTCTGAGGGGCGAGATCAGCCCCAAGTCCGACATCTTCAGCTTCGGCGTG GTGCTGTTAGAGGTGCTCTCCGGACTCCCGCCAGTAGACGATAGCCGTGAGCCACAGTTCTTG ATGGAAATGAAAGACGAAATAGAGGATGAAGAAATGACGCTGGAGGACTTTGTAGACAAGAAGATGGAGGGCCGGGAGCCGCTGGCCGTCGAGAGGATGTTTTCATTGGCTCAGCGCTGCCTGAACGAGAGAAAGGGGCGTCGGCCAGACGTCAAACAG GTGCTGAATCAGCTGGAGGACATCCTCGCAGCACCGTCAGAACGATAA
- the irak4 gene encoding interleukin-1 receptor-associated kinase 4 isoform X2, with the protein MNNGITSATFVRSLKHSTLRQLSDFLDPQDSWKKVLGDIHKPTGEPRYTQLHLRRFERLVSMGRSPTMELLHDWGTTNCTVGELVDILCRHQLLAAASLLLPGTIKMDPGVQCNVPVQECLSPSNQVTRVIGQKERASECPLPDSTSAPGEKEEEPDDTGFYRFSYDRLAKMTGGFDERPAAEGGRRLGEGGFGVVYRGCFKGRQVAVKKLNCMDDICPQELNIQFNQEIQTLKMLKHVNLVEMVGFSSDGDHPCLVYEYMSNGSLLDKLACLGGCPPLSWSRRCAIAVGTARGLEYLHANHHVHRDIKSGNILLDEAMAPRISDFGLTRASAKRTSSTALTEKIVGTTAYMAPEALRGEISPKSDIFSFGVVLLEVLSGLPPVDDSREPQFLMEMKDEIEDEEMTLEDFVDKKMEGREPLAVERMFSLAQRCLNERKGRRPDVKQVLNQLEDILAAPSER; encoded by the exons ATGAATAACGGAATAACCTCAGCGACATTTGTCCGGAGCCTAAAGCATAGCACACTGCGTCAACTGTCCGACTTCTTGGACCCCCAAGACAGCTGGAAAAAGGTCTTAGGGGATATTCATAAACCGACTGGGGAGCCGAGATACACACAGCTTCATCTAAG GAGATTTGAAAGGTTGGTGTCGATGGGACGAAGTCCTACGATGGAACTGCTCCATGACTGGGGCACCACGAACTGCACAGTGGGGGAACTGGTGGATATTTTATGCAGACACCAGTTACTGGCTGCAGCCAGTCTTTTGCtcccag GCACAATTAAAATGGATCCAGGCGTACAATGCAACGTTCCAGTTCAGGAATGCCTATCCCCGAGTAACCAGGTAACgcgtgtgattggtcagaaggAGCGGGCCAGTGAATGTCCACTTCCTGACAGCACCTCAGCACcaggggagaaggaggaggagcctgaTGACACAG GGTTCTACAGGTTCTCCTACGACAGGCTGGCGAAAATGACGGGCGGCTTCGACGAGCGGCCCGCGGCGGAAGGCGGACGGCGGCTGGGCGAGGGGGGGTTCGGGGTGGTGTACCGGGGCTGCTTCAAGGGGAGACAGGTGGCGGTGAAGAAGCTCAATTGT ATGGATGACATCTGCCCTCAAGAGCTGAACATTCAGTTTAACCAGGAGATCCAGACGCTCAAGAT GCTTAAACACGTGAACCTGGTAGAGATGGTGGGATTTTCCTCTGACGGGGACCACCCCTGCCTGGTGTACGAATACATGTCTAATGGCTCCCTGCTGGACAAGCTGGCCTGCCTG gGGGGATGCCCTCCTCTGTCCTGGAGTAGGAGGTGTGCGATCGCCGTGGGAACAGCGAGGGGCCTCGAGTACCTGCATGCGAACCACCACGTCCACAGAGACATCAAGAG cggGAACATCTTGCTGGACGAAGCGATGGCGCCCAGAATCTCGGACTTCGGGCTCACGCGTGCCTCGGCCAAGCGGACGTCGTCGACGGCGCTGACGGAGAAGATCGTGGGCACCACGGCGTACATGGCGCCGGAGGCTCTGAGGGGCGAGATCAGCCCCAAGTCCGACATCTTCAGCTTCGGCGTG GTGCTGTTAGAGGTGCTCTCCGGACTCCCGCCAGTAGACGATAGCCGTGAGCCACAGTTCTTG ATGGAAATGAAAGACGAAATAGAGGATGAAGAAATGACGCTGGAGGACTTTGTAGACAAGAAGATGGAGGGCCGGGAGCCGCTGGCCGTCGAGAGGATGTTTTCATTGGCTCAGCGCTGCCTGAACGAGAGAAAGGGGCGTCGGCCAGACGTCAAACAG GTGCTGAATCAGCTGGAGGACATCCTCGCAGCACCGTCAGAACGATAA